A segment of the Epinephelus fuscoguttatus linkage group LG23, E.fuscoguttatus.final_Chr_v1 genome:
TGCGACCCGCAGAGACCGTCACTTTTTTTAATAATCTCGCCGTCTAAGGTATTAGACAAGAGTCTTCGACCGCCGCCTCGGGGATTTTTGACGAGTTGGACAGTAAATACCAAATTACCGTCGGTTTTAACGGCTGTGTTAGATTGCACAATGCGGTCTAGGAAAGACTGTAAGTGAGTTAAATCAAACTCCTCTCCGCTCACGACGCAGGACACGCCTTGAGGCAGAGTATTGCCTCTCAACTCGAGCTGCACCGCATCTTGTCGTTTGACTTGTGAAATGACGTTCGTCACCGCTTGCGCCATCTCTGTAAACACCCTGACGTAAAATTCACCAAAATCAGCCGTACCTCGATGTAGTTCGGTAATGTTGATGTTGAGCAGATGGCTGGATTCAACGCTGTTAAATCTAGGTCGCATCACCACCCTCGACGAGGGTGAATTTTGAGGTGAGTTTTCTCGCTGCGATGTGTGTTGATGTTCTAAATTTTCCGAACGAACATCCTCTACATTACCCCCTCGCTGTTGATTTTGACGGTTGGACGTTGCGAGTTGGACATTTTCTAAACGATTTACGGCGTGGTCTATGGCGTTAAAGACGCTCGTTTGATTTTGGGCACTTTGATTATTATCAAGTCGGGTCTCGGTTTGCAAATGCGTGTTGTTTGAGGTCGAGGGATTGGCGGGTATTTGATTTAACAAATCTTGACATTGGCTTATCGTATTTAAAACAGCTTGCGTATGATTACGTTCGGCGATAGCAACATCAATATTTGAGAACGAGTTAGGGATAAAAGAAATGACGGGGCTTTGTTCTCCGATTAAAGAGTCGTATCGCGTGGGTACGCTGTTTGAAGAGGACGAGGGTATTTGATTTAGCAAGTCTTGACATTGATTTATGGTGTTTAAAATGCTTTGAGAATGATCAAGATCTGCGATAGCCATATTGATGTCTGTGACTGGGTCGGTGATTTCTACATCTTGTTGTGCCTCGCATAAAAACTGAGCGGGTTCTCGAGTTTCATTTAAATACATTCTGGTTTAATTCTTGTATCATCACATCAAGTATTGAGGGACAACGGTTGCTTTCATCcatggttacagaaaataaaaaacaaaattttgaaaaccaaacaacaacaacaacccaaaCTTACACTCAAACACCAAGGCCTAGCACAAAGAGCATCTCGCTCATGGCCCTTAGCATAGTACCGATGAGAAgatgtattttcttctttctccctctgacaAGGTCGCGCGTACATTTTCTGGGtctttttgctgaaaaaaaaaaaaaatagagagagagaggattattcattattttcttcATATTGTATGCTAaattaaataagtaataaatatgaaatatacatTTGTTGGTTAGAtatggaaaaaagttttcggacaccccgtgcatttgtgaaatattgcattaagaatcactcttaggtcttcaagtgcaatttcttttagtacagtcaaagccaaaatactaaataaatcctaaaaaagccattaaaaacttaaaattgattggttccataagaatacataagaaattttgagtattgggtcattttggtaccagtgatgaaggtcattctttttattaaaagacacaagtTTTGTTGctaagcttcgtgtctacataaagccagcacatttgaaagttcttcagacacaaaaatggctaaaacaaggaacctaacgcaggaaacatgcctgaagataaagattctcagccaggaagggtacaactgccgccagatagccaggaagtgcagatgcagtccttcagcatttggatacactctgcagaaatacagacgaaccaacagcttggaagacaaaccaagatctgggcgtccaagggtttcttcagcaagaaatgaccgcatcctgatccgtatgtgcaggcaaaaccgccgaatgacatcacaggagcttcagcagcagtggtcaaaccaaactggtgtccagtgttccacccacactgtacgtggccgacttttagatcatggcttaaggtcctacaaggctatcaagaagcccctgatcaatgagagacagggGTTAGCCCGgcatcgttgggcccaggcaaaCAAGAACTgcacagccaggaattggaagaagattttgtggtcagatgagtccagtttccagctttatcttcctcctactaatgtgagggtatgcagaaggccaggcgaagcattatctccagcatgtacagtacctactgtcaagcatggtggaggcagtatcatggtttggggatgcatgagtgctgctggtgttagtcatctcactgtctgtgatggcacattgaactctaccaagtattgtaccattctcgaaacccacatgctcccttctgcgcgtgtactgttccgtcgaggtaaaaactggatgtttcaacaagataatgccccttgccacacatccaaggccagtagaacttggctgcaggagcacagtatccaggtcttagagtggccagatcaatccccggacatgagccccattgaaaatctgtggtggattatcaaaaggtctgtttcaaagcataaaccaaagaatttagaagaattaaaagcagtaattcaagaagaatgggacaagattacccctcaacagtgtgaaaggctcgtggggaacatgccagccaggattagagctctactacgtgccagtggcaggactactaaatattaatttgatgatgtgatggtttatttattttttgttcagttttgaacacattctctgttatttgttgactttgataccgacaatgttgagaactgacatattgaaactgtcaagaatttagttttgttagtttttcttgtaaacaataaactaaaaaatataatttgtatttgtttgtatctgtctaatgcagccacaccttttgaaacacaaaaaatatttttccacaaatatttcatgataatatttgagattgtgtaaaattttaagggtgtccgaaaacttttttccaccactgtatatccCATATCTATATCACTTTCTTGTTCCTCACATAAAGATTGAGCTGGTTCCTGAGTTTCATTTAATACATTCTGGTTTAATTCATGCATCATCAAGTATTGAGGGACAGCGGTTGCTTTCATCCGTggttacagaaaacaaaactaaaactaaaaataaaaaacaaaacttagaCTCAAACACCAAGGCCCATCACAAAGAGGATATCGCTCATGGTTCTTAGCGTAGTACTGTCGAGAAGATGTATttcttgtctctccctctgacaGGTCGCACATTTGAAACTATGCATACATTTTCTGGGTCTTTTtgctgaaaaagagagagagagagaagataagatacacctttattgatcccataattgagaaattccagtgttacagcggtcaaggggaaagagtcggattaaagatttcaaaatttaaacctgaaaaactaggcatgccaaataagtacaaaatacaagaaacggcgataaataacaattataataataataataataataattagaagctgtgaatgaaaatgagctgtGGATAACAGGGAGCGCATCTAGTGCAAAGTGATCATtttaaaagtcattattttattcaagtTGTATtcttaatgaaataaaaacaagtaataaatatgaaatatacgTTTGTTGGTTAGGGGGGAACGTTTATGAGCCGACGCGTGTTTCACGTCGGACCTATATCACATATGCAATGTACGTATGTTGGATAGGGGGGAACGTTTATGTGCCAACGCGTGTTTCACGTCGGACATGTATCAATAATGGCCCAACTTCATGTTTGTAGCATTGCAGCGTGAAGCCGACACAGATCCTgcgtttttacttttttttttaaaaagaaaataaaaggtttttttgACTCACCGGTTTTACGATCGTTGCGAGAAACACTCGGTCGACCgtcgctgttgctgctgctgctgctggtgctgggtGTCCGCCACCTCTTCCTCCCAGGTGCAGAAGAATGTAGCGTTTGTACAGGAGGACGTGTACCATCCTTCGCATGCTCCGGAGCGGTCTGAGACGATGGTTGGACCAGGTCAGCTCTTTTAACCACGTCGGCTGTTGAGGGAATCGGCACCGGAGCGGAGTGCTTAGTTTCTTCGGCCTCTGCTTGACGAATGATTTCGCTCAACTCTTCCAGATAATCGACcgtgactgtaaaacaaacaaagacaacgGAATATATTGTGTATTAGATGCGTAAATGTGTATGAGATGTGTGTTAACAACATCAACAAGAACAAGACTTACAGTGGCACAGGTTGTTATACTCTGGGCTCATGAGATAACCTTCGTCCGTTAGATTGATGATGTccgtaaatagaaaataataataaattaacggATCGCTGTGAAACTTAAAGGACAagaaaatggtttaaaaaaagatggtAAAAGTTTTCTTACAAAAGTCCACAATAGGTCTCGGTGTTCCTGTAAATGCGCTCTTTGGTGTGAGTAACTAATGAACGGTGGAAAAAGCTGTATTTAAAGAAAACCGTACGAATGGTAACTTATGCTTTATTGATTGTAGTAGGCCTATGTGCTTAAAAGCTCACTCCATAATGGTCACCCCATATGCTAAGGTGATTTGGAGAAACTGATGCAAAgtgaattttgtgtgtgtgtgcgcgcgcgcgtgcgtgCCTGTGTGGAGGTGAGTGTTGGGTGAGAATCGCTTGCACTTTCACACTTTGTACTTTTAGTTAGAACTCATCTTTTCACCCCCTGTAACTAATATAATTAACGTATTTTTTCATGTCACAAACAAAAAGagtttaaataaactgaatatttaatttctgtgtgtgtgtgtgtgtgtgtgtgtgtgtttgagagaaagagaaagggaaacAAGAAGATggtgaggatttattttaactACATCACCGTATTGTGATACGGGGTGGGGCGGGGCGGGGGGCGGGAGTATGTGAAAGGTCACCATCCAtcatctttaaatttgacagaaaGTGTATTATTCATTCTCTCTCCGGTTCCTTCTACGCATAAGCAGCTACAGAGATTTTTGGGCTTTGCAAATTTTTACAGGAGGTTCATTAGGGACTACAGCCACATCGCTGCCCCTCTCACCCAGTTAACCTCTGTAAAGAAgaagtccgcacaccagaaactgcacagcaggtatgattccaaagaattatatttattcacaaactagcaaagcaaaccaaaacacacaaattctaactaactatatacaagcttgatgtgtgtgtgtgtgtgtgtgtgtgcgtgcatgtgtggaggtgagagagagagaaagaagagaaagacaaaggcgggtgtggtgatcaagtagtcatttggcctacaaaacaaaatggctgacaacagagaactaccaaaatcAAGGCTTGCTTCAGTTTCGGGGGAGGTGTCTGTCTGaacgtgtggtcaggacaaagacaaaggaaaagaagcgggaactttaagatgcctgtttgggtgtagctctgttgaaagcctatttgttaatgagtctatgtgaatgtgatttgtgCTGCAAacaggtcattgattagttggcttcgccaaagttaagtgtttagtttgctaatactgttcacaaacagattcttgcacacaactaaacaatctctgcactaatccagactaACTGCAATCCATCACAACAATAATTCAATAAACAGGAGGAGCAAAGGAGCAAAGGTCTGGGCCTCtgctgttccaggcccagccgGAGAAAGATGTGCAGCTGGTGAACAGCTGGAGGAAGAAAAGGTAAAGATAAAGTTCccctgattgtcacacacccgagtgtgtgaaatttgttctccgcatttgacccatcccctgagggagcggtgagcagcggTGGTGCTGCGCTCGGGAATCGTGGGGATCTAGAGAGAGATCTGTGGAAGGGAGCACAGatctacagatgcctgtgacatcatagtCACATGTCATTGTAAAGgtcttgtccaatcaagttttgggacttgagtctcactgaggtgtgaggtgagatctCCTGTGGAGATAGGTGTCacatagctctctttgtttggagaacaaggagcatgcagaggaaaaagcctttaaatgcccagtgatgattttaccaaatgataaatcatcagtggtcctgtgaatcccaacaccaCTTTACAACAGTtcttttagaaaataaaaaaaatttaaaaaaaaaaagaatttgcaCAGGTATAAAGCCTGCAgtgcaaatgtaaatataaacatatcacacacactttaaatatCACATAAAGAGAGCGTCAGGTGAAGACCTTCATAAACTTGTGCAAtattaaaagggaaaaaaaaagttctgtagAGGCGTCTCTAACAAGTATCAAAACCACAGCAATATGACAAATGCAGACAACATGAGAACATGGCTCACGCAGTAGTagcagaaaaaaattaaatacaacatCATACCAGCTACTGAGGGAACAATGTAAACACAACTGGCAAGTTCCTAGACCCATAAAAATGAAGTGCACGAAGCAAACACATCATAAAAAGGGCCTCAAGTCAAAATCTACATTGAGGCCTTTGGGAGCCAAAGTGTCCAGGGTATATATCCAAAATGCTTCTCTTTTAAATACGAGAGACTTAATGTCGCCACCACGTGAGGGCTGTTTAACAAGTTCTATACCTACATATCTGAGAGAGGAGACATTATGAGAGGCTTGTGTGAAGTGCACTGCCACTGGACCTCTGGTGTCGTGGTTTCTAATGTTAGATCTATGTTCTGAGATTCTAGTTTTTAATGGTCTGGTGGTTTTACCAATATACGCCAGGCCGCACAGGCACTTaagcaaataaataacatttttagtATTACATGAAATAACACCCTTGATGTTAAAAGACTTGCCAGTCCGTGGATTATTGAAAGTAGAGGTTTTGTGTGTGAAGTTACACTGGGTACAGTTGCCACATCTGTAATTCCCGGAGGGGACAGACTGTAAGAAGTGTGGTGGAGTCACAGGCGGCTGATGAGCTCTCACTAACATGTTTCTAAGGTTGGGAGGTCTCTTGAACACAACTCGAGGAGGTGTGGAGAAATATTTAAGTGAAGGATCAGAGTTGATGATGTGCCAATGTTTTTGATTAATGTTTTGAAATTCTCTACCAAGAGGTGAGTACTGGATCACACAGTTAACCTTAGGCTCAGTTGCTGCGGACCGTCATCACACACCTGCTCCTGAATACAAGGTCAGCCAGCAGGTCTGGTTGTCATCACGGGACCTCCCTCTCCAGATGGATTCCCGGAAGATGGCTCCCAGGTTCATCGGACCCTACCCTGTGGATCGCATCATCAATCCCAGTGCTGTCCGACTAAAGCTCCCCGCAGCACTCAAGGTTCACCTCGCATTCCACGTCTCGCTCCTAAAACTGGTGGTTGACAGTCCGTTTTTTGAGGCAGTGAGTTTTTTGAGGCATGTTTTGTGGCTgctcttgtgttgtgttttctttttttgttctcctGTCCTTCCATGACCTACAGGGCTGGTGTGTTGCGGAGGCGGGGCTGACCTACTTTTCCACCTCACTATAAAGCTGGCTCTGACTTCACTTCAGTGCCAGATAATTCCGTCTTGTTTAGTAGCGCTACTCTTACTTGAGTTTCTTCGCCTCGTGAGTATTTTGCCTGCTTCTCTTTTTGACCACATCCActgacttgtgttttttgtctctgtcattCACAGTTTGGTGCCTCAACACCTTTATTCTCCAGAGCTCTCGCCTCCTGCCACCACCAGGCAGCTCACTTCTCTGTGCAgccgtttttgtgtttttgctgctattttttgttttttgttattgtgatatttactccgCCTGTCTCCTGCTACTTGGGTTCCTTCGGGTTCTCGCCAGTCCGTAACAGCCTGCTTATTCTGTGTGTTGCTAAGTAGCTTATTAAAGACTATTACAAACTGTTCTTTTGTCTATGGTGCTGCAACTGGGTTCTGCCATACCTGTGACAAATGCTGATTTAGTGATTAGCTTACTATGAAGTATAAGGTTAAAGGAGTCAGTTAAGTTTAGGGTAAGGTTAATGGTAAGGGTTATAACTCGTTACTTATAGTGAATCATATCTATATGTAATGAATTATACAGTGGATTATTGCTGTTTGGCCACATATTTATTCACTACAATGTAGCATTGTAGTAGGGTTCAGATAACTGTCACAATGGTGGGCTATACAAGTCATCTGACTTATCTCAAGCAAGCCTTATCCAATGTCAGCTGATGAAAGACTTCTGTGAAGGCTGCTCTCATGTATCCTCGCTCATCACTGTTAAGAGAGTGCTACCCGGCAGAGTCTTGCACGGgaccatttttgaaaacctgcaccTGCCCATACCcataaagctcagtaccagaaccaaCCCGTTACCTGTCATTATGTCTGTTAATAAAAGTCTAGTGACCTGACCCGCACccgtgattaaacacacacaggctacagtcattCACATTAAGCTGGGCTCTTCGTTgttgaattacaaatccagcGAGGCaaagtctctttcactggctgcgCTCAATGCTGGGATGGTAAAAACATTTTCGTACAATCAATGTCAGGTTAGTTAACATTTTAGCATgttccttccaccaccataaaacctcaaaaggatcctccttgggtggCTCAAAGTCGATGTAGGCtaccacctcatcctcgggctgcaaagtttcattgcTGGAGTCCTCCACATCAATAACAAATGTGACTACTGGGTAAAAGGTTTGACTTGTGTCActgaccttcaaaataaaaggaagtgCAACTTGATAAcagtgatttagatgtcaaaaatattacacatacactgcacatctttttttaGTTGCTCTATTatgaagaattaaaaaaattttttttgttcACACCCACCCACATGTAGTTCATTTTTACACATGAATTTATACATATCCATATTTTTTTACCCGTACCACAGCTTTTTGCAGGTTACCTGTCTGGTACCTGTGGGTACCTGACTCTGTGTAGGACTCTGCTTCCCACTCCTCAGAGCAGAACTAAGAGCTTTGTGATGGCGCCTAAGATGTTGCACCAGAATGACTGCCAGTTCAAGCGAGGAGTGAGGAAATATCAAAGAGACTTGGGATGCACCTTGAGTGTCAGGATCCCGGTTTTCCCATTCTTCCTGCTGTTGCCTCACACAGTTTCTTGGTTTTGCAGTATATAAGAACTTCATCCCTGGTTCTTTACCTGGTGCATCCCACCACACAGCAGCTTTTATGCATTTTGCTGTTTGCTCGCAGACTAACTGACAGAGAGGCAACTtcacacagtaaaatcagactatcagcatttacatgggttacttagtggctttgcaataagCCTCTGCCACCAGTGCCGAAATTCCgcagaaaaaatctgctttatggcaggaaacgtgtcatgtattgcgaaattggtcggtcagccaatcagggactggagcccTTACTGgagtccttatgaggagttgggcatgagatagtggAGTCACGAGCAtaatggcagacagacaaagtttggagacaagtgaaaaacggcctagcaaaagaaaacaagctcctctgtctgaggaggcaaagaagagcaaaaaggagagtgataaaagaagaggaaaagcaAGTGCAAACCTCATTCAGGCATTCAAGAGATGGGGGGAGCTCcatgaccaaagaggcttcaaaaccgatgtccagctagctttctttctaatggatcagtaagtaatacagctaaatgttagctagatgagagaggactgtactttactggctgctagttaattcctagctggccagcatcgcaaattgccgcaaccagggaccaggtagcgagtgttggtcagcTGACATCCTTGTTGCCATTCTatggcagccctcggacagtgatacccccctccattccttctgttctcttttcACAGAGGCAGCTAttgacggacatcgcccagctaagttacgcccaactaagtgaacactgaactttgtttcccattcaatttgagctccaactgGACACATCGTTTCTATACGGtaccgtttattctagaatcaggactgtttacatgtgcatattggtataattccactgtgtctactgttgtttgtactgatactgtacatattggtataatttactgtgagttgtttgtactggtactgtgcattctggtataattatttgcattactgtttgttttttcttcagataaatctgataattgttgctcggtctctttactcatttatttagtagagtgtccacacaccttctcattctacacaTAGAAGTATAccggtggctttacagcctacattttatataatttaGAGAGTCTATTAGAGTCATATTATTGATTATGTCTGATTCCCACAGTCAATTTGGTTGTTGCGACAGTgcgacacaacaccactgacgctaggtggcgccaagctaaaaaaaccgaatcctatctgttgcgtCTTTAATTGCAATAAAATAACTCTGCATTCAAAGGTTCATATTTAAACAGACAAATAATTAAtagataaattaattaatttcgaAAATgtatcaaattaattaattgtaaaaagaagaagaagaaaaacaaaaaaacaaagataggATGAGGTTATAGTTGGTGGGGCTCTGTAGGCCCCTGAGGGTCTGAGGCCCAATCACCCGGTGGATAATCCCTGCCTGGATAACCCAAGACTTTTAAACCATGTGGAAGCAACTAGAaagtgggccctccaacaataTGTTAGGTAAAGAATGACCTCTTTTAAGTGCAAGGTTGGAATTGTCATAGTCATAGTCATATTTATTAGCTCTTC
Coding sequences within it:
- the LOC125884096 gene encoding uncharacterized protein LOC125884096, producing MYLNETREPAQFLCEAQQDVEITDPVTDINMAIADLDHSQSILNTINQCQDLLNQIPSSSSNSVPTRYDSLIGEQSPVISFIPNSFSNIDVAIAERNHTQAVLNTISQCQDLLNQIPANPSTSNNTHLQTETRLDNNQSAQNQTSVFNAIDHAVNRLENVQLATSNRQNQQRGGNVEDVRSENLEHQHTSQRENSPQNSPSSRVVMRPRFNSVESSHLLNINITELHRGTADFGEFYVRVFTEMAQAVTNVISQVKRQDAVQLELRGNTLPQGVSCVVSGEEFDLTHLQSFLDRIVQSNTAVKTDGNLVFTVQLVKNPRGGGRRLLSNTLDGEIIKKSDGLCGSQSTATTTNFVLRLIWLTCSTPILSIAKRLRLAETFKVRRV